The segment GTCCCGGCGGGCCTGGTACTCGATCTTCCCCTCCTTGAGGTTGCGCTCCCCCACCACGATGCGGTGGGGGACGCCGATGAGCTCCATATCAGCAAACATCACGCCAGGTCGCTCATCCCTATCATCCAAAAGGACTTCCAGCCCGCCCAGGGTGAGGGCACTGTAAAGTTTTTCGACAGTTTCGCGCACGACTTGAGACTTGGAAAGCCCGATGGGGACGATGGCGAGGTCGAAGGGGGCCATGGCGCGGGGGAAGATGATGCCCCGCTCGTCGTGGTTCTGTTCGATGGCGGCACCGACGATGCGCGACACCCCGATGCCATAGCAGCCCATTTCCATGAACCGGCTTTTGCCTTCCTCGTCGAGGAAGGTGGCATTCATGGCCTCGGAGTACTTGGTGCGCAGCTGGAAAATGTGGCCCACCTCGATGCCGCGGCAGATTTCCAGCGGACCCTTGCCATCCGGGCTGGGATCGCCGGCGACCACGTTGCGGATGTCGGCCACCCGGGGTTCCGGCAGATCGCGGCCGAAATTGACGCCCACGAGATGAAAGCCGTCCTCGTTGGCGCCGCAGACGAAATCCGCCATCACCGCCACCGAGCGGTCGGCGATCACCGGCAGTCCCAGCCCCACCGGGCCCAGGGAGCCTGTGCCACAGCCCACGGCCTCACGGATGCGCGCTTCCGTGGCAAAACCTTTGAGCCTGCCCACCTCCGGCAGCTTACCCACCTTCACCTCGTTGAGCTCGTGATCGCCGCGCACAAGCAGGGCGAGCAGCCCCTGCTCGCCTTCCACGATGAGGGTCTTGACCACCTGCTGCGGCTCGACCTTGAGTAGGGCGCACACTTCGGCGATGCTGTGGGCGCCGGGGGTGGCCACCTTTTCCATGGGCCGCCCGGGTGCCGGACGGCTTGTTGCGGGCGGCAGCGCTTCCGCCAGTTCCACATTGGCGGCGTAGTCGGAATTGGGACAGAAGGCGATGGCGTCTTCGCCGGAATCGGCGAGGACATGGAATTCGTGGGAACCGGTGCCGCCGATGGCGCCGGTGTCCGCCGCCACGACGCGGAACCTCAAGCCCAGCCGTTCGAAAATCCGCGTGTAGGTGTCATACATCACGCGATAGGTCGCTTCCAGGCTGGCCAGATCGGCGTGGAAGGAATAGGCATCCTTCATGACGAATTCCCGCGCCCGCATGACGCCGAAGCGCGGCCGGATTTCATCGCGGAACTTGGTCTGAATCTGATAGAAGTTCACGGGCAGTTGCCGGTAGCTGCGGATTTCACGCCGCGCGAGGTCGGTGATCACCTCCTCGTGGGTGGGGCCGAAGCAATAGTCGCGCTGGTGCCGGTCCTTGATTTTGAGCATCTGCGGGCCGAACTGCTCCCAACGCCCCGTCTCCTGCCACAGCTCCGCGGGTTGGACGGCGGGCATCAGCAGTTCGATGGCGCCGGCCTTGTTCATCTCCTCGCGCACGATGGCTTCTACCTTGCGCAAAACACGCAGCCCCAGGGGCATCCAGGTGTACAGGCCACTGCCGAGCCGCCGGATCAGCCCGGCACGCAGCATGAGTTTGTGGGAGACGAGCTCGGCTTCCGCCGGCGCTTCCTTCAGGGTGGAAAGAAAAAACTGGCTGACGCGCATCGTCCGTTGCCGAAGACAAAAAGGGGTTGCCATTATACGACCGATGCGTGGCGCTTGGGGCGGATGCCCGATCCGCGCCTGATCCTTTCCTGGCGCCTTCCGCCTGAGCGCCAGGGCGGGCTGTGGTATAAAAGGCGCCATGGGTTACTTCGCCAGATGGCGCCTCAAGCGGGAGGAACAGAAAAAAGGCCGGGTGCAGGTCAGCGAGAAAAACGGTGTGCGCACCCTGCACCTAGGCAATGACACGGTGCAGTCCGCCATGCGCCTCACCGACCCCTACCGGCTGGAGCTTGCCTACACGCGGGCGATGCTGGCGTGTCTCCTCTTCCATCCGGACCCGCGCCGCTTTCTGATGATTGGCCTGGGCGGCGGCTCCCTTCCCAAATGGGTGTGGAAACATCTGCCAGGGGCGCAGACGACGGTGGTGGAGATCGATCCCGAAGTGGTGCAGGCCGCCCGCCAGTTCTTCCATCTTCCCGCCGACGATGGGCGCCTTGCCGTGCGCATCGACGATGGCGCCCGTTTTGTCGCCAACTCGGTGCAGCAGTGGGATGTGGTGATGGTGGATGGCTACGACGAACACTGCCAGGTTAAGGCACTCACCACGCCGGAGTTCTACCGCCACTGCCGGGCGCGGCTTGCGCCGGGGGGCATCCTGGTGGTCAATCTGTGGAGTTCAGACGGCCAGTTCAATACCCAGGTGGCGCGCCTTTTCGATGCCTTCGATGGACTCACCCTGCTACTTCCCGCCGGCAGCCACAGCAATGTCATCGCCTTCGGCTTCGCCACCAGCCCCAACAACCCCACCTGGGACGCGCTGCGGGAGCGGGCGCTTGCCCTCTCTCGCAGCCACGACATGGACTTCGTGACCTGGGTGGACGGTCTGCGCCGCCTCAACCTGCACAATCACCGGCGGCTTTTCATCTAGCCGCTCTTGCCCGGGAAGGCAGAGGCGCGTCTTAAGGCCGTTTTAAGCCGCTTACAACACGCCCACGTTAGAATGCGCGCGCAGACTGGTTGCCTGCCCGCCGTTTCCGGCGGCGGGGTGAAGGAGTGTCCATGGTTCCCCTGGTTGCTGTCGTGTTGATCGCCGTCCTTGCCTTTCCTTTGTCCATCCGGGCGGAGGAGGCGCCCCGCCTCGTCGCCCTCGACGCGGGGCAGATGCGATCCCTCGGCATCGTCACCGCGCCCCTGCCCACGGGGGAGGCGCGCCTCGGGCGCAGGCTGCCGGCGCGGGTGGTCGTCCCGCCGGCGCAGATTCGCGTGGTGGCGGCGCCCCTGGCGGGCATGGTGGAACAGGTTGCCGTGGCAAGCCAGCAAAGCGTGCGCGCCGGCCAGCTGATGGCGCGGCTGACGAGCCCCATGTTGCTGGAAGCGCAGCGGGATTACCTCACGGCCGCCAGCGAACTGCAACTTGCCGAGAGCAATTCTCGCCGTGACGAACAACTCTATCGTGAAGGCATCATCGGGGAGGCAAGGCTGCGCGCCACACAAAACAGCGAGGCCCAGGCGGCGGCCACCGCCGCCCAGCGCCGTCAGGTGTTGCGGCTGTATGGCATGACACCGGCGGCGATCAGCGCGCTCGCCAAGTCGCGCAGCCTGTCGCCGGTCATCGATCTTGCCGCTCCCATCACGGGGGTGGTGCTGGAGCGGATGGCGGAACCCGGGCAGCGGGTGGAGGCGAATACGCCGCTCTTCCGTCTGGCCAGCCTGAAACCCCTTTGGCTCGAGATGCAGGCGAGCCTGGAGGAGGCGAGGGCGCTGCGCCCCGGCGCAGCGGTGACGGCATCCGGTGCCCGGGGGCGGGTGGTGACGGTGGGCGCGGCGGTGGATGGCGCTTCCCAGTCGGTGCCGGTGCGCGCGGAAATGACCGAAGGGCTCGAGTCCCTGCGGCCCGGTCAGTTCGTGGAAGCGCAGGTGACACTGGCTGCCGGACCCCGGGTGTATCGCCTGCCCGCCGGCGCGCTCGCCCGGGAGCAGGGGCGCGCCCATGTCTTTCTGCAGACCGCCCAGGGCTTCGTCATGACACCGGTGACGGTGGTGGAGGAGAGCGCCGGTGAGGTCTTGGTGAGCGGTGCCCTGCCGGAAGGGGCACGCATTGTGGTGAAAGGGGTGGCGGCGCTCAAGGCGGCGGCAAACCCCCAGGGGCAGTGATGCTGGCCAGGCTCACCGAATTCGCCCTCACGCAGCGGCTTTTGCTCATCGTGCTTACCCTGCTTTTGGTGGGGGTGGGCGTGATGGCTTTTCGCGCGCTGCCCATCGATGCCTTTCCCGATGTTTCCACGACCCAAGTGAAGATCGTGATGAAGGCGCCGGGCATGACGCCGGAAGAAGTGGAAAGCCGCATCACTACTCCCATCGAACTGGAAATGCTGGGCATCCCCAGGCAGCGGGTGCTGCGTTCGGTGTCCAAATATGCCCTGGCCGACATCACCATCGATTTCGAGGAAGGGACCGACATCTACTGGGCACGCCAGCAGGTGGCGGAACGGCTGAACGGCATCCAGTCGGCCCTGCCCCCTCACGTATCCGGCGGCCTTGCCCCCATCACCACCCCGTTGGGCGAGATGTTCATGTTCACCGTGGAGGGGGAGGGGCTCAGCCTGGAGGCGCGGCGCAGTCTTCTGGAGTGGGTGATCCGGCCGCAGCTGCGCACCTTGCCCGGGGTGGCCGACGTCAACACGCTGGGCGGGCTTGCGCGGGCCTTCGAGGTGATCCCCGATGTCGAGGCACTGGCGGCGCGGGGCATCACCCTCACTGAACTGGAACAGGCCCTGGCCGCCAACAACCGGAACGATGGGGCGGGGCGGGTGCCGGACGGCGAGGAGGTGCTGGTGGTGCGCAGCGAGGGCGCCGTGCGCGATCTCGACGACGTGGGCAATATCATCGTTGCCCGTCGTGACGGCAACGTGGTGCGGGTGCGGGATGTCGCCCGTCTGCGCATCGGCAGTCTCACCCGTTATGGCGCCGTCACCCGCGACGGGCGCGGCGAGGCGGCGGAGGGTCTGGTGCTGGGGCTTCGCGGCGCCAATGCGCGGCAGGTGGTGGAGGCTGTGCGTGCCAAGCTCGCCGAAATCGAAAAGACTCTGCCACCGGGTGTGCGCATCGAGGTCTTCTATGACCGCGGCCATCTGGTGGAGCGTGCGGTGGGCACGGTGACGCGGGCGCTGGCCGAAGCCATCGTGCTGGTGGTGATCCTGCTGCTGCTCTTTCTCGGCAATTTGCGCGCCGCCCTGGTGGTGGCCCTCACCCTGCCCCTTGCGGCACTGGCCACCTTCATCTGTCTGCATCTCGCAGGTATGTCTGCCAACCTCATGAGCCTGGGCGGGCTTGCCATCGCCATCGGCATGCTGGTGGACGCAGCGGTGGTGGTCGTGGAAAACATCGTCACCCATCTCGCGCGTCACGGCAGCCACAGCCCCGTCTCGCCGCTGCATGTGATCTACCGCGCGGTGCGGGAAGTATCTCTGCCGGTGGCTTCGGGCATTGCCATCATCGTCATCGTCTTCCTGCCCCTGCTCACCCTGCAGGGACTGGAGGGCAAGCTGTTCATTCCCGTGGCCCTGACCATCGTTTTCGCCCTCTCCGCCTCCCTTCTGTTGTCGCTGACGGTGATCCCGGTGGCGTCCTCCTTCCTGCTTGCCCGGGTCCGTCACGGCGAGCCCTGGCTGGTGCGGCGGCTGGCAGCCCTCTATGAGCCAGTGCTGGCGTGGAGTCTTCGTCAACAGCGGCTTTTGCTGGTGACGGCACTCCTCCTTCTCGTGGCAACGGGCGTGGTGTACAGCCGCATCGGCAAGACCTTCATGCCCACCATGGATGAAGGCGACATCATCATGCAACTGGTGAAGCTGCCTTCCATCAGTCTCGAGGAGTCGTTGCGGCTGGACCTCGCGGTGCAGCAGGCAGTGTTGGCCCAGGTGCCGGAGGTGCGCGGCATCGTCGCCCGCACCGGCTCCGACGAACTGGGGCTCGACCCCATGGGTTTCAACGACACCGACAGCTTCCTCGTACTCAAACCACAGGAAAACTGGCGCAAGCCGGACAAGGAATGGGTGATCGACCGGCTGCGGGAGGTGATGGCGGCCTTTCCCGGGGTGTCGGTGAATTTCACCCAACCCATTGAGATGCGCGTGTCGGAGATGCTCACCGGCGTGCGCGGCGATGTGGCGGTGAAGGTGTTCGGCCCCGACGCACCCACCCTGGACCGTCTGGCAGGCCGCATTGAACAGGTGTTGCGCGAGGTGCCGGGCAGCCAGGACGTCTATGCGGTGAAAAACGAGGGCGTCCAATACCTGACGATCGGGATCGACCGGCTTGCCGCCGGGCGGCTCGGTTTCACCGGGGATGAGCTGCAGAACGCCCTGCGCATCCTGGTGGAGGGCAAGACCGTAGGCGTCATCGTCGAGCCGGGCCGAAGGACGCCGCTAATGTTGCGCGGTGGCGAGGAAGTGCACAGCGGGGATGCACTCACCCGCGTGCGTCTCGTCGCCGCCAACGGGCAGGCCGTGCCCCTGGCGGCGGTGGCCCAGGCCAGGCGGGTGGACGGTCCGGTGAAAATCGAACACGAAAACGCCACGCGCATGGCCGTCGTGCAAACCAACGTGCGCAACCGTGACCTGGTGGGTTTCGTTAAGGAGGCGAAGCAAAAGGTCGCCGCCCGGGTGCCGCTACCCGCGGGCTACCGGCTCGAGTGGGGCGGCCAGTTCGAAAACCAGCAGCGGGCCGCCACGCGCCTGGCCATTGTGGTGCCGGTGGCGCTTTTCCTCATCTTTCTGCTGCTGTTTGCCACCTTCCGTTCCCTGCGCCAGTCTCTTTTGGTGCTCACCAACATTCCCTTCGCCCTGGTGGGCGGTGTGCTTGCCCTCTGGCTTTCCGGCGAGTATCTGTCGGTGCCCGCCTCCGTCGGCTTCATCGCGCTGTTGGGGATTGCGGTGCTCAATGGCGTGGTGATGGTGAGTCATTTCAACCAGCTTCTGGCGCAGGGCATGGAGGTGTCCCGGGCAGTGGTGGAGGGGGCGAAGCGGCGCCTGCGCCCGGTGTTGATGACCGCCTCCATCGCTGCCCTCGGCCTTGTGCCCCTGTTGTTCGCCCATGGCCCCGGTTCCGAAATCCAGCGGCCGCTGGCCATCGTGGTGATCGGGGGGCTGGTCACCTCCACCCTGCTCACCCTGCTGTTGCTGCCGGTGCTCTTTTCCCGTTTCGGCGTGTCCTCTTCCCGGGAGCGACTGGCATGATGACCTGTCTGACGCTGGTGATCCCCACCGACCTCGAAGAGGAAGTGGTGGATCATCTTCTGGAACACCCGGAATGGGTGCCGGGTTTCACCACCTTCATGGTGTCGGGTCATGGTCAGGGCGTGGTGTACCGCAATAGCGCCGAAGCCGTGCGCGGCCGGGTGGGGCGGGTCATGGTGCAGATCGTCACTGAAGGGGAAAAGGCCGAGGCGTTGCTTGACCACCTCAAGGCCAGTTTCCCGCATCCGGAAATCACCTGGTGGATGAGCCCGGTTTCCGGACAGGGGAGGTTGGCATGAAAAGCCTTTTAGGGATTTTGCTTTTTCTCCTCGCCGGTTCGGGGGTTGCGGCGGATTATCCCGATCTGCCGCCGGCGGCGGAGGTGGTGGCGGTGCTGGAACGCCTGCCCACGGTGGCCGCCGCCCGCGCTGCCATCCGCCTGGAAGAGGCGAACCGGCAACGGCTCGAGGCGGGCCCCCACGAGACCGTGCTGCGTCTGACCGGTCAGCGCCGGGAGGTGCGGCCGGCACCCGGAGCGCAATATGGGGAATGGAACGTCGCGCTGGAGCGGGCATTCCGCCTGCCGGGAAAGGCGGAACTGGATGCGCGGCTGGGGGAAGAGGGGGTGGAACAGGCCAGACTGGCCCTGGGCGATGCCCTGCACGAGGCGGCGCGAAGCCTGCTCAAGAGCTGGTTCGCCTGGGTGAAGGAGAACGTGCAGACGGCGCTGTGGCGCGAGCAGGTGGCGCTCATCCGGGAACAGCTTGCCGTGGTGGAGCGGCGTATCCGGGCCGGGGACGCGCCCCGGATGGAGAGGCTTGCCGCCGAAGCGGCGCTCGCCCAGGCGGAAGCGAATCTTGCCCAGGCCAGGTTTCGCGAGCAGGCCGCGGCCACCGAGCTCGCACGGCGGTTTCCCGGTCTGCGCCTGCCCGCGGAAATGAAGCCGGTCCTGGCTTCTCCGCCACCCTTCGATGCCGCCTACTGGCGGAAGAAGGTGCTGGATCACAACCATGAGCTTGCCGCCGCCCAGGCGGCGGCGCGCCGCAGCCGGCTGATGGTGGCCCGTGCCGAGGCCGAGCGGCTACCCGATCCCACCCTGGGTGTGCACGCGGGCCGGGAGCGGGGCGGTGAGGAAAACGTCATCGGGCTTACCGTTTCCATCCCCTTCGGCGGTGCCGCGCGGGCGGCGACGGTGGCGGCCCATCGCGCCGAGGCCGAGATGGCTGCCCAGCGCGAGGCGCTGGTGGCGGCCAGACTGGCCCTGGAGGCGGAAAACCTTTTCCAGGGAGCGCAGGCGGCCCATGCCGCCGCCGTGAGCCAGACCGCCGCCGCGCAGGCCATGGAAGAGGCCGCCGCCCTTGCGGCGCGTGCCTATGCCTTGGGGGAGGGCGGTCTCAATGACCTGCTTACCGCGCGGCGCCTCGCCCTGGAAGCGCGGCTGGCGGCCACCCTGGCCACCATCGAGGCCAGCGAGGCGCGCTACCGTCTCCTCCTCGATGCCCATGCGCTCTGGCCCATCGGGGCCGATGAACACGAGGCAGAGCATGCGCCCTTGACGCCTTAGGCCGTTTGGCTTGCCATCCCCCCACCTTTTGCTACCATGGGAGAGCCGCGCAGCCGGTTGGAGCGGCAGCCAAAAACAACAAGGAATGGATATGCGCGCGGGTTGGCTGGTGTGGCTTATTTTGATTCTGGTGCCGGTGCAGGCGGCCGAATACCGGCCCGCGGGCACGGCGGTAGCGCCGGAGGCCACCTATGTCTTCGGCTTTCATCCCCATCTCAATCCCCAGGAGCTGGTGGCGGCCTACCAGCCCATCCTGGACTATCTCGAAGCCCATCTTCCCGGCGTTCATTTCCGTCTGGAGGGCGCCAAGGATTACGGGGAATTCGAGGCGCGCCTTGCCGCCGGACACTATCACTTCGCCCTGCCCAATCCCGTGCAGACCCTGCTCGCCCAGCGCGCGGGTTACCGCGTCATCGCCAAGAATTTTCCCGATGACGATTTCCGCGGCGTCCTGGTGAGCCGCCAGGGGACGGTGAAGACCCTGCGGGAGCTCCATCAACAGCTTCTCTGTTTTCCTTCGGAAACGGCGGTGGCCGCCACCCTGCTTCCCCTCTGGCATCTGCACCGCCATGGGGTAGACGTGAAAAGCCTGCGTCTGCGTTATACCGGCACGCAGGTGGCGGCGCTGCTCAACGCCTGGGCGGGGGAGGCCGCCGCCTGTGGTGTCTCCGCCCGCTTCCTGCGGGCTTTCCAACGGGATGAGCCGGCCAAGGCGGCCCAGCTTTCAGTGCTTTTCACCACCGACCCGTCGCCCCACAACGCGGTGGTGGCGCGCCGGGACCTGCCGCCATCCCTCACGGCACGGGTGGCGGCTACCCTGGTGGCGATGGGCAACGATCCGGCGGTGGATCCCGCCCGCTTCAAGCTGGGGCAGCAGCGGTTCGAACGGGCCGATGATGAGACCTACCGGCCTTTCCGTGCCTTCCTCGAACGCTATGACGCGGAAATCGGCCTGCCCGCGTCCATCCGGACGATGATCGGCCGCTAGGCGATGATGCACGGGTGGCATTCCCTGCGCGGCCGTATCGTGGCCAGTGTGATCCTGGTGCATGCCACCCTGTCCGCCTACATCGCCTGGGACTTCGTCAGCCGCGAGGAAAGACTGCTCGCCGAAACCTTCCATCGCCAGGCGGCGGCCCTGGCGCGCAATCTCGCCACCAGCGCCAGCGGCGCCCTGGTGAGCCGGGACCTGGACACCCTCTCCGCCCTCACCGAGGGTCTGCGGGAGGTGCCGCACCTCGCTTTTGCCCTGGTGACCGACCAGGATGGCCGGGTGCGGGCGGCCACCGAGGCAGGGCTGGTGGGCCGCATCCTCACCGACGCGCCCAGCAGAAGACTCATGGCCGCGGCAAGGCCCGAGGTGATGGAGCATGGGGGGGTGGTGGATGCCGGGCATCCCATCACCGCAGGGGGCCGGGCGGTGGGGCTGGCGCGGGTTGCCTTCAGCCGCGCCAGCCTGGATGCGGAGGTCAG is part of the Burkholderiales bacterium genome and harbors:
- a CDS encoding TolC family protein; this encodes MKSLLGILLFLLAGSGVAADYPDLPPAAEVVAVLERLPTVAAARAAIRLEEANRQRLEAGPHETVLRLTGQRREVRPAPGAQYGEWNVALERAFRLPGKAELDARLGEEGVEQARLALGDALHEAARSLLKSWFAWVKENVQTALWREQVALIREQLAVVERRIRAGDAPRMERLAAEAALAQAEANLAQARFREQAAATELARRFPGLRLPAEMKPVLASPPPFDAAYWRKKVLDHNHELAAAQAAARRSRLMVARAEAERLPDPTLGVHAGRERGGEENVIGLTVSIPFGGAARAATVAAHRAEAEMAAQREALVAARLALEAENLFQGAQAAHAAAVSQTAAAQAMEEAAALAARAYALGEGGLNDLLTARRLALEARLAATLATIEASEARYRLLLDAHALWPIGADEHEAEHAPLTP
- a CDS encoding efflux RND transporter periplasmic adaptor subunit, which translates into the protein MVPLVAVVLIAVLAFPLSIRAEEAPRLVALDAGQMRSLGIVTAPLPTGEARLGRRLPARVVVPPAQIRVVAAPLAGMVEQVAVASQQSVRAGQLMARLTSPMLLEAQRDYLTAASELQLAESNSRRDEQLYREGIIGEARLRATQNSEAQAAATAAQRRQVLRLYGMTPAAISALAKSRSLSPVIDLAAPITGVVLERMAEPGQRVEANTPLFRLASLKPLWLEMQASLEEARALRPGAAVTASGARGRVVTVGAAVDGASQSVPVRAEMTEGLESLRPGQFVEAQVTLAAGPRVYRLPAGALAREQGRAHVFLQTAQGFVMTPVTVVEESAGEVLVSGALPEGARIVVKGVAALKAAANPQGQ
- a CDS encoding DUF3240 family protein, whose product is MMTCLTLVIPTDLEEEVVDHLLEHPEWVPGFTTFMVSGHGQGVVYRNSAEAVRGRVGRVMVQIVTEGEKAEALLDHLKASFPHPEITWWMSPVSGQGRLA
- a CDS encoding fused MFS/spermidine synthase gives rise to the protein MGYFARWRLKREEQKKGRVQVSEKNGVRTLHLGNDTVQSAMRLTDPYRLELAYTRAMLACLLFHPDPRRFLMIGLGGGSLPKWVWKHLPGAQTTVVEIDPEVVQAARQFFHLPADDGRLAVRIDDGARFVANSVQQWDVVMVDGYDEHCQVKALTTPEFYRHCRARLAPGGILVVNLWSSDGQFNTQVARLFDAFDGLTLLLPAGSHSNVIAFGFATSPNNPTWDALRERALALSRSHDMDFVTWVDGLRRLNLHNHRRLFI
- a CDS encoding CusA/CzcA family heavy metal efflux RND transporter, whose translation is MLARLTEFALTQRLLLIVLTLLLVGVGVMAFRALPIDAFPDVSTTQVKIVMKAPGMTPEEVESRITTPIELEMLGIPRQRVLRSVSKYALADITIDFEEGTDIYWARQQVAERLNGIQSALPPHVSGGLAPITTPLGEMFMFTVEGEGLSLEARRSLLEWVIRPQLRTLPGVADVNTLGGLARAFEVIPDVEALAARGITLTELEQALAANNRNDGAGRVPDGEEVLVVRSEGAVRDLDDVGNIIVARRDGNVVRVRDVARLRIGSLTRYGAVTRDGRGEAAEGLVLGLRGANARQVVEAVRAKLAEIEKTLPPGVRIEVFYDRGHLVERAVGTVTRALAEAIVLVVILLLLFLGNLRAALVVALTLPLAALATFICLHLAGMSANLMSLGGLAIAIGMLVDAAVVVVENIVTHLARHGSHSPVSPLHVIYRAVREVSLPVASGIAIIVIVFLPLLTLQGLEGKLFIPVALTIVFALSASLLLSLTVIPVASSFLLARVRHGEPWLVRRLAALYEPVLAWSLRQQRLLLVTALLLLVATGVVYSRIGKTFMPTMDEGDIIMQLVKLPSISLEESLRLDLAVQQAVLAQVPEVRGIVARTGSDELGLDPMGFNDTDSFLVLKPQENWRKPDKEWVIDRLREVMAAFPGVSVNFTQPIEMRVSEMLTGVRGDVAVKVFGPDAPTLDRLAGRIEQVLREVPGSQDVYAVKNEGVQYLTIGIDRLAAGRLGFTGDELQNALRILVEGKTVGVIVEPGRRTPLMLRGGEEVHSGDALTRVRLVAANGQAVPLAAVAQARRVDGPVKIEHENATRMAVVQTNVRNRDLVGFVKEAKQKVAARVPLPAGYRLEWGGQFENQQRAATRLAIVVPVALFLIFLLLFATFRSLRQSLLVLTNIPFALVGGVLALWLSGEYLSVPASVGFIALLGIAVLNGVVMVSHFNQLLAQGMEVSRAVVEGAKRRLRPVLMTASIAALGLVPLLFAHGPGSEIQRPLAIVVIGGLVTSTLLTLLLLPVLFSRFGVSSSRERLA
- a CDS encoding proline--tRNA ligase — protein: MRVSQFFLSTLKEAPAEAELVSHKLMLRAGLIRRLGSGLYTWMPLGLRVLRKVEAIVREEMNKAGAIELLMPAVQPAELWQETGRWEQFGPQMLKIKDRHQRDYCFGPTHEEVITDLARREIRSYRQLPVNFYQIQTKFRDEIRPRFGVMRAREFVMKDAYSFHADLASLEATYRVMYDTYTRIFERLGLRFRVVAADTGAIGGTGSHEFHVLADSGEDAIAFCPNSDYAANVELAEALPPATSRPAPGRPMEKVATPGAHSIAEVCALLKVEPQQVVKTLIVEGEQGLLALLVRGDHELNEVKVGKLPEVGRLKGFATEARIREAVGCGTGSLGPVGLGLPVIADRSVAVMADFVCGANEDGFHLVGVNFGRDLPEPRVADIRNVVAGDPSPDGKGPLEICRGIEVGHIFQLRTKYSEAMNATFLDEEGKSRFMEMGCYGIGVSRIVGAAIEQNHDERGIIFPRAMAPFDLAIVPIGLSKSQVVRETVEKLYSALTLGGLEVLLDDRDERPGVMFADMELIGVPHRIVVGERNLKEGKIEYQARRDKEARILPLEGAVEFLLREIPLKP
- a CDS encoding phosphate/phosphite/phosphonate ABC transporter substrate-binding protein; amino-acid sequence: MRAGWLVWLILILVPVQAAEYRPAGTAVAPEATYVFGFHPHLNPQELVAAYQPILDYLEAHLPGVHFRLEGAKDYGEFEARLAAGHYHFALPNPVQTLLAQRAGYRVIAKNFPDDDFRGVLVSRQGTVKTLRELHQQLLCFPSETAVAATLLPLWHLHRHGVDVKSLRLRYTGTQVAALLNAWAGEAAACGVSARFLRAFQRDEPAKAAQLSVLFTTDPSPHNAVVARRDLPPSLTARVAATLVAMGNDPAVDPARFKLGQQRFERADDETYRPFRAFLERYDAEIGLPASIRTMIGR